The Gillisia sp. Hel_I_86 genome has a segment encoding these proteins:
- a CDS encoding SusC/RagA family TonB-linked outer membrane protein gives MKKKILLLVFLGLFQILTIYAQEMTITGTVTDETGMPLGGVNIVVKGTSKGVQTDFDGNYSIEAVKGQVLVFSFVGLQTAEYTVSDTSVIDAMLAPNAAELDAVVVTAFGIQREKNTLPYAAQQIDGDEVNQTKVGNVASALSGKVSGLQITQGNAIGGSVNVVIRGAKSLTGNNQALFVVDGVPVDNSNTNSASQQSGGGGYDYGNAAADINPNDIESINVLKGAAASALYGSRAANGVVMITTKKGKRGLNIAINSALIVGQIDESTFVTYQKDYGAGRSAEYDKDGFLLSDVNNDGTEDLVVPTFAPRSWGPRYDNNLLVYHWDAFDPSSPNFQQPKPWVFPENGPETFYETSVSTNNSIIVSGNIAEKGSVKFGYTRNDERGTVPNSQVLKNILSLNTSYNLKENLTLSAMANYSQIDGKGRYGTGYDSGRNINSTFRHFNQTNVDIQEQKDAYFRTRRNITWNWADPTTPEGIRPAFSNNAYWTIYENYQDDQRNRIFGNISLNYKLTDWLELLGRVSVDNYNEFQQERVAVGSSGIASYSRFDRRFNETNYDFLATINRELSEDFDLSALAGINLRRNTLSSAYSSTSGGLVVPRLYAISNSVGTVPAPIETYQPKAVDGYFAGATVIFQDFLTLDGTFRRDISSTLPENANAYNYYALSGSWLFSQHFENLEWLNYGKLRANYATVGSDAPWGSISDVYAKPNPFGSGLLFSLPDTKNNIALRPEMTESREIGIEMAFYKSRFGFDASYYHTNTVDQIIPVAVSLATGYTSKFINAGDIENKGIELSVYGAPIRTDDFSWNMNINFSRNRNKVLSLYENSSNLRLASFQGGVSLNASVGRPYGELQSADYEYLDGERVVKENGLWKVSSTTSNIIGNINPDWIGGISNTFRYKDLSLSFLIDVRKGGDLFSLDMYYGSAAGLYPRTVGLNELGNPVRDAVEDGGGVILPGVTEDGSPNDKRVTITSNNSFYEPQSEFVYDASYVKLRELSLSYSVPEKLTPKYFQDIDLSIIGRNLWIIHKNVPYADPEENLSSGNIQGYQSGSYPTTRTIGLNVNLKL, from the coding sequence ATGAAGAAAAAAATATTACTCTTAGTTTTTTTAGGGTTATTTCAGATTCTAACCATTTATGCCCAGGAGATGACAATAACAGGAACTGTCACTGATGAAACAGGTATGCCATTGGGCGGTGTTAATATAGTGGTAAAAGGAACCTCAAAAGGAGTTCAAACAGACTTTGATGGGAATTATTCTATTGAAGCAGTAAAAGGCCAGGTTTTGGTGTTTTCTTTTGTTGGTTTACAAACCGCAGAATACACAGTTAGCGACACCAGTGTTATTGATGCAATGTTGGCACCAAATGCTGCAGAGTTGGATGCCGTTGTTGTTACCGCCTTTGGAATTCAAAGGGAAAAAAACACCCTCCCTTACGCTGCACAACAAATAGATGGAGATGAAGTTAACCAAACCAAAGTGGGGAATGTTGCGTCTGCTTTATCAGGGAAAGTATCTGGTTTGCAAATTACGCAAGGAAATGCGATAGGCGGATCTGTAAATGTTGTAATTAGAGGAGCAAAATCATTGACAGGTAACAATCAAGCTCTTTTTGTGGTCGATGGTGTTCCAGTAGACAATTCGAATACAAATTCTGCGTCTCAACAGTCCGGGGGTGGAGGATATGATTATGGAAATGCTGCAGCAGATATTAATCCCAACGACATAGAATCAATTAACGTTCTAAAAGGAGCCGCCGCTAGTGCTTTATATGGGTCGAGGGCCGCAAATGGTGTAGTAATGATCACCACTAAAAAAGGAAAACGGGGTTTAAACATTGCTATTAACAGTGCTTTAATTGTTGGTCAAATTGATGAATCCACTTTTGTAACCTATCAAAAAGATTACGGAGCAGGTCGTTCAGCTGAGTATGATAAAGATGGCTTTTTGCTATCAGATGTTAATAACGATGGGACAGAGGATTTAGTGGTTCCCACTTTTGCTCCTCGTTCTTGGGGTCCAAGATATGATAACAATTTATTGGTTTATCATTGGGATGCATTTGACCCATCTTCTCCCAACTTTCAACAGCCCAAACCGTGGGTGTTCCCCGAGAACGGCCCGGAGACTTTCTATGAAACCTCTGTGTCTACAAACAACAGTATCATTGTAAGTGGGAATATCGCCGAAAAAGGTTCTGTAAAATTTGGTTATACTAGAAATGACGAAAGAGGAACTGTACCTAATAGTCAGGTTTTAAAAAATATTTTGAGTTTAAACACAAGCTATAACTTAAAAGAGAACCTGACCCTGTCTGCAATGGCTAATTATTCACAAATAGACGGAAAAGGAAGATACGGAACTGGTTATGACAGTGGACGAAATATCAACAGCACGTTCAGACATTTTAATCAAACCAATGTTGACATCCAGGAACAAAAAGATGCTTATTTTAGAACACGCAGAAACATTACCTGGAACTGGGCAGATCCTACCACTCCAGAAGGAATAAGACCTGCATTTTCCAATAACGCTTACTGGACCATTTATGAAAATTATCAGGATGATCAAAGAAATAGGATCTTCGGAAATATCTCCCTAAACTACAAGTTGACAGACTGGTTAGAGTTGCTTGGCCGTGTTTCTGTAGATAATTATAATGAATTCCAACAAGAGCGAGTGGCTGTAGGGAGTTCGGGAATCGCATCGTATTCCAGATTTGACAGAAGGTTTAATGAAACAAATTATGATTTTCTTGCAACGATTAATAGAGAATTATCCGAAGATTTTGATCTGAGTGCATTGGCAGGAATCAATTTGAGAAGGAATACCCTAAGTTCTGCTTATTCTTCAACTTCGGGAGGGTTGGTAGTACCTCGATTATATGCCATCTCTAATTCGGTAGGAACTGTCCCTGCTCCAATAGAAACTTATCAACCTAAAGCCGTGGATGGTTACTTTGCAGGGGCTACTGTAATTTTTCAAGACTTCTTAACTTTAGATGGAACCTTCCGAAGGGATATATCCTCGACTCTTCCTGAAAATGCTAATGCGTATAACTATTATGCACTTTCTGGCAGCTGGCTTTTTTCCCAACATTTTGAAAATTTAGAATGGCTAAATTATGGAAAACTAAGAGCGAATTATGCAACGGTGGGAAGTGATGCGCCGTGGGGAAGTATTAGTGATGTTTATGCTAAGCCTAATCCGTTTGGAAGTGGATTATTATTTTCCCTTCCAGACACTAAAAATAATATTGCCCTAAGACCGGAAATGACGGAAAGTAGAGAAATTGGAATTGAAATGGCATTCTACAAAAGCCGTTTTGGTTTTGATGCCTCATACTATCACACCAATACGGTAGATCAAATTATACCTGTAGCGGTATCCCTGGCAACTGGTTACACCAGTAAATTTATTAATGCAGGGGATATAGAAAATAAGGGGATTGAATTATCTGTTTATGGAGCCCCAATTCGTACTGATGATTTTTCTTGGAATATGAATATTAATTTTTCCCGAAATAGAAATAAAGTGCTTTCCCTTTATGAAAATAGTTCTAATTTGAGATTAGCTTCATTTCAAGGTGGGGTTAGTTTAAATGCATCTGTTGGGAGACCCTATGGAGAATTACAAAGTGCAGATTATGAGTACCTAGATGGTGAAAGGGTCGTAAAAGAAAATGGACTGTGGAAAGTATCTTCTACCACTTCTAATATTATAGGAAACATAAATCCAGATTGGATTGGAGGAATAAGTAACACCTTTAGATATAAAGATCTTTCCTTAAGTTTCTTAATTGATGTGCGCAAAGGTGGTGACCTGTTTTCATTGGATATGTACTATGGTAGTGCTGCAGGACTTTATCCACGTACTGTTGGTTTGAACGAATTAGGAAATCCTGTTCGGGATGCCGTTGAAGATGGCGGAGGAGTAATTTTGCCCGGTGTCACAGAAGATGGAAGCCCCAATGACAAAAGAGTAACAATAACATCTAATAACAGTTTTTATGAACCGCAGTCAGAATTTGTTTACGATGCGAGTTATGTGAAATTAAGGGAGTTATCTTTATCTTATTCAGTACCAGAAAAATTAACTCCCAAGTACTTTCAGGATATTGATTTATCCATTATTGGAAGAAACCTTTGGATCATTCATAAAAATGTACCTTATGCAGATCCGGAAGAAAACCTTTCCTCAGGTAACATTCAAGGTTATCAAAGTGGATCTTATCCTACTACTAGAACAATAGGCCTTAATGTTAATTTGAAATTATAA
- a CDS encoding SusD/RagB family nutrient-binding outer membrane lipoprotein, translated as MKRLYILIIPFILLYSSCTKDITDLNEETKRAATIPPGPLFTNAIKNLSDGLASASVNVNIFRHIVKYWGQAVIQQEAQYDYITRAVNENWWSRMYKDVLNDLQEAARIINEDESLSPGQKANQLAMVDIMQVYTYDILIKTFGDIPYTEALDDNNLFPVYDDAQTVYYDLLRRLDEDIANLNTSSPGFSSSEDILYQGNVSNWVAFSNSLKLRMAMTLADVDSETAKAAFEEANANAITSEDQNAFIEYYNSPPNNNPLYDQLVLAGRTDYIAAQDLLEELVELEDPRLPGYFGLNDEGEYSGGVVGRATSFSQSSKPSDRVAAPDAPNVLIDLVEVEFLRAEAVERGYDIPGSAEEHYNNGVTASILYWGGTAEEAQEYLNQPEVAYSSATGDWKQKIGFQKWIALYNRPFEAWVEMRRLDHPDLPLAENAISGFPNRLRYPGNEQQLNNANYSQASANIGGDETETKLFWDVF; from the coding sequence ATGAAAAGATTATATATTTTAATTATTCCGTTTATCCTTCTTTACTCTTCTTGTACGAAGGATATTACAGATCTTAATGAAGAAACTAAAAGAGCGGCAACTATTCCACCAGGTCCATTATTTACAAATGCCATTAAAAATTTATCGGACGGTTTAGCCTCCGCAAGTGTAAATGTTAATATTTTCAGGCACATTGTGAAATACTGGGGGCAGGCAGTTATTCAACAGGAAGCTCAATATGACTACATTACTAGGGCCGTTAACGAGAATTGGTGGAGCAGAATGTACAAGGACGTATTAAATGACCTTCAGGAAGCTGCACGAATTATTAATGAAGATGAATCCCTTAGTCCGGGTCAAAAAGCCAATCAACTTGCTATGGTAGATATTATGCAAGTTTATACGTATGATATTTTAATAAAAACCTTTGGAGATATTCCTTACACAGAGGCTCTTGATGACAACAACCTTTTTCCGGTTTACGATGACGCCCAAACAGTATATTACGATTTGCTTAGACGCTTAGATGAAGATATTGCCAACCTTAACACTTCTTCTCCGGGTTTTTCATCTTCTGAAGATATTCTATATCAAGGAAATGTTTCGAACTGGGTCGCTTTTTCTAATTCATTGAAATTGAGAATGGCAATGACTTTAGCTGATGTTGACAGTGAAACCGCCAAAGCAGCTTTTGAAGAAGCAAATGCTAATGCTATTACTTCCGAAGATCAAAATGCGTTCATTGAGTATTACAATTCCCCCCCAAACAATAATCCGTTATATGACCAATTGGTATTGGCAGGAAGAACAGATTATATTGCTGCACAAGATCTTTTAGAAGAGCTTGTTGAATTGGAGGATCCGCGTTTACCGGGATATTTCGGATTAAATGATGAGGGTGAGTATTCAGGAGGTGTTGTTGGACGCGCCACAAGTTTTTCGCAAAGCTCCAAACCTAGTGACCGTGTAGCGGCACCAGATGCCCCTAATGTGCTCATAGATCTGGTTGAGGTAGAATTTCTTCGTGCGGAGGCTGTGGAAAGAGGCTATGACATCCCAGGTTCTGCTGAAGAGCATTACAATAATGGGGTAACAGCATCAATTCTTTATTGGGGAGGGACAGCTGAAGAAGCACAGGAGTATCTAAATCAGCCTGAAGTGGCATATTCTTCCGCAACAGGAGATTGGAAACAGAAAATAGGATTCCAAAAATGGATTGCCCTATATAACAGACCCTTCGAAGCATGGGTAGAAATGAGGAGGTTAGATCACCCAGATCTACCCCTTGCTGAAAATGCCATCTCGGGATTCCCTAATAGATTGAGATATCCAGGGAATGAGCAGCAACTGAACAATGCAAATTATAGCCAAGCCTCTGCAAATATTGGAGGAGATGAAACAGAAACCAAGTTATTTTGGGATGTTTTTTAA
- the ggt gene encoding gamma-glutamyltransferase, with the protein MKRSHIRNYLLISFLIIQFTCLAQDRLTGRNFATRSEVIAGNGMVASSHPLATQIGLDILKKGGTAVDAAIAVNAALGLMEPTGSGIGGDLFAIVWDSKTQKLSGLNASGRSPQNLTLDYFKDHNIKSIPSSGPLPVSVPGCVDGWFELHDKFGKLPMSEILAPSIKYAEEGFPVTELIAFYLNGSVKRYMSEFPNVEETYTDNGKIPEKGDIFRNPLLAATYKKLAEKGRDVFYKGEIASTITKFIQGQGGFLSMKDFEDHTSTWVEPISTNYRGYDIWELPPNGQGLATLQMLNIIEGYDFTGIPYGSAGHLHIVNEAKKLVFEDRAEYYADPDFSDIPVEQLLSKEYASKRRDLIKMNRAGVFKAGKTDHSSTVYFTVADKDGNMISMIQSNYRGMGSGMVPPKLGFMLQDRGELFNLEEGKPNSYAPGKRPFHTIIPGFITVDGAPYLSFGVMGGDFQPQGHVQIIMNLIDFGMGLQEAGDAPRFEHVGSSSVTGEISNNKGEILIESGFSFEEIQKLMALGHKVGFGGYYGGYQAILYDAEKGVYFGASESRKDGNAAGY; encoded by the coding sequence ATGAAACGATCTCACATTAGAAATTACTTATTAATATCATTTTTAATTATTCAATTCACCTGCCTTGCCCAGGATCGATTGACAGGTAGGAATTTTGCCACCCGTTCAGAAGTAATCGCTGGTAATGGAATGGTCGCTTCCAGCCATCCTTTGGCAACACAAATAGGATTGGATATTTTAAAAAAGGGAGGAACAGCAGTAGATGCTGCTATTGCAGTAAATGCTGCTTTAGGATTAATGGAACCGACGGGAAGTGGTATAGGCGGTGATCTTTTTGCTATTGTTTGGGATTCAAAAACGCAAAAACTTTCAGGTCTCAATGCAAGTGGAAGGTCTCCGCAAAACCTAACTTTAGATTATTTCAAAGATCATAATATTAAAAGCATACCTTCCTCAGGTCCCCTCCCAGTTTCTGTACCGGGATGTGTGGATGGATGGTTTGAACTTCATGACAAATTTGGCAAGTTGCCTATGTCTGAAATTCTCGCCCCAAGTATAAAATATGCTGAAGAGGGATTTCCGGTAACTGAATTGATTGCTTTTTACCTGAACGGATCTGTGAAAAGATATATGAGCGAGTTCCCAAATGTTGAGGAAACCTATACAGATAATGGAAAAATTCCTGAAAAAGGAGATATTTTCAGGAATCCACTCCTGGCTGCTACCTATAAGAAATTGGCAGAGAAAGGTAGAGATGTGTTTTATAAAGGAGAAATAGCCTCCACAATTACCAAATTCATTCAAGGACAGGGAGGATTCTTAAGCATGAAAGATTTTGAAGATCATACTTCAACCTGGGTAGAGCCTATTTCAACTAACTATCGAGGATATGACATATGGGAATTACCTCCAAACGGGCAGGGACTGGCCACACTTCAAATGCTGAATATTATTGAAGGATATGACTTCACAGGAATCCCTTATGGAAGTGCAGGACATCTTCATATTGTAAATGAAGCCAAAAAACTGGTTTTTGAGGATAGAGCAGAATATTATGCCGATCCGGATTTTTCTGATATCCCTGTTGAGCAGCTTCTTTCGAAGGAATACGCTTCTAAGAGGAGAGATTTGATAAAGATGAACAGAGCCGGAGTTTTTAAGGCTGGTAAGACCGATCATTCGAGCACAGTATATTTTACAGTCGCAGATAAGGATGGGAATATGATTTCTATGATTCAGAGTAATTACAGAGGTATGGGTTCAGGAATGGTACCACCTAAATTAGGTTTCATGCTACAGGATAGAGGTGAATTATTCAATTTGGAAGAAGGAAAACCCAATTCCTACGCACCGGGCAAACGTCCTTTTCATACCATTATTCCCGGATTTATTACAGTAGATGGTGCGCCTTATTTGAGCTTCGGTGTTATGGGAGGAGACTTTCAGCCCCAGGGACACGTGCAAATAATTATGAATTTAATAGATTTTGGGATGGGCCTGCAGGAAGCGGGAGATGCTCCAAGATTTGAACACGTTGGATCTTCTTCGGTAACTGGAGAAATTAGTAACAACAAGGGAGAGATCTTGATCGAGAGCGGTTTTAGCTTCGAAGAGATTCAAAAATTAATGGCTCTTGGACATAAAGTAGGATTTGGAGGATATTATGGCGGGTATCAGGCAATCCTTTATGACGCTGAAAAAGGAGTCTATTTTGGTGCTTCCGAATCCAGAAAAGATGGCAATGCAGCCGGTTATTAA
- a CDS encoding alpha/beta fold hydrolase — MKYEFPVSIFVFFLSFSLFAQDYPTPVEGDYVIDEFEFESGEKLENLNLHYTTLGEPTKGEDGKVNNAILIKHGTTGTGHQFLSSRYAGNLFGPGQTLDATKYFIILTDDIGHGKSSKPSDSLRMEFPKYTYDDMVLANYKLLTEHLKVDHLRLVTGTSMGGMQSWVWGYTYPDFMDAIMPLASLPVEIAGRNRMQRAMIVKLIEMDPEWKNGNYKEQPKVGLSGAIGQLMFMVSSPLQWQKRAPTREEAEEMLDNMVERYLSIMDANDMIYAFESSRNYNPAPHLSKIKAPLIAINSADDQVNPPELGLMEEHIQKIANAKFVLLPITDETSGHGTHSNPAIWGNYLEELMAISAKK; from the coding sequence ATGAAGTATGAATTTCCAGTATCAATATTTGTCTTTTTTCTAAGTTTCAGCCTGTTTGCACAGGATTACCCTACTCCGGTTGAGGGTGATTATGTTATTGATGAGTTTGAATTTGAAAGCGGTGAGAAATTAGAGAACCTGAACCTTCATTATACAACGCTGGGCGAACCAACTAAGGGTGAAGATGGAAAAGTAAATAATGCCATTTTAATCAAACACGGTACCACTGGAACCGGACATCAGTTTTTGAGTTCAAGATATGCAGGGAATCTTTTTGGTCCGGGACAAACCCTGGATGCAACTAAATACTTCATAATCCTAACAGATGATATTGGTCATGGCAAGTCTAGCAAACCAAGTGATAGTTTACGCATGGAATTTCCTAAATATACCTATGATGATATGGTCCTGGCCAATTATAAGCTTCTAACAGAGCATTTGAAAGTTGATCATTTACGTTTGGTTACCGGTACCTCAATGGGTGGTATGCAGTCCTGGGTTTGGGGTTACACCTATCCCGATTTTATGGATGCTATCATGCCCTTAGCCAGTTTACCGGTAGAAATAGCGGGACGTAACAGAATGCAGAGAGCCATGATTGTTAAGTTAATTGAAATGGATCCTGAGTGGAAGAACGGAAATTATAAGGAGCAACCAAAGGTAGGTCTATCTGGAGCTATCGGGCAACTAATGTTTATGGTGAGCAGTCCCCTCCAGTGGCAAAAACGTGCTCCTACAAGAGAAGAAGCGGAAGAAATGCTGGACAATATGGTAGAAAGATATTTGTCTATCATGGATGCTAATGACATGATCTATGCATTTGAATCCTCACGAAATTATAATCCTGCTCCTCATCTTTCAAAAATAAAAGCACCTTTAATTGCAATAAATTCGGCCGATGATCAGGTAAATCCACCTGAATTAGGTTTGATGGAGGAGCATATTCAAAAAATAGCAAATGCGAAATTTGTCCTACTACCAATAACGGATGAAACCAGCGGACATGGAACCCATTCTAACCCTGCCATTTGGGGGAACTATCTCGAAGAATTAATGGCTATTTCCGCTAAAAAATAA